Proteins encoded by one window of Bacteroidota bacterium:
- a CDS encoding CDGSH iron-sulfur domain-containing protein → MKSKLHTYADDRIEVAYDSKRCIHFAACVRGLPDVFDPKRRPWVEPEQGEPEAIAAVVMQCPTGALHFTMKDGSLVEPTPEGSEIRVKADGPLYAHGQVSIAMPDGDILLDDVRVALCRCGRSSNKPLCDGSHHESDDTAAFQDAGAIGEHNATAAGDLTGGLTVTPLPDGPIVATGPMTLTSADGATNLVTGKAALCRCGHSSNKPFCDGSHKAAGFTA, encoded by the coding sequence ATGAAGTCGAAGCTCCACACCTACGCCGATGACCGCATCGAGGTCGCCTACGACTCGAAGCGCTGCATTCACTTCGCCGCGTGCGTGCGTGGGCTGCCGGACGTGTTCGACCCGAAGCGCCGTCCTTGGGTGGAGCCTGAGCAGGGCGAGCCTGAAGCCATCGCCGCCGTGGTGATGCAGTGTCCGACGGGCGCGCTGCACTTTACGATGAAAGACGGGTCGCTCGTCGAGCCCACGCCCGAGGGGAGCGAGATCCGGGTGAAAGCTGACGGGCCGCTCTACGCGCACGGCCAAGTGTCCATCGCCATGCCCGACGGCGACATACTGCTTGACGATGTGCGCGTGGCGCTCTGCCGCTGCGGGCGCTCGTCGAACAAGCCGCTCTGCGACGGCTCCCACCACGAGAGCGACGACACGGCGGCGTTTCAGGACGCTGGGGCTATCGGCGAGCACAACGCGACCGCAGCCGGCGATCTGACTGGCGGGCTCACCGTCACGCCGCTCCCAGACGGTCCCATCGTTGCCACCGGCCCGATGACCCTCACGAGCGCCGACGGTGCCACAAACCTCGTCACGGGCAAGGCTGCGCTCTGCCGTTGCGGGCACTCCAGCAACAAGCCGTTCTGCGACGGCTCGCACAAGGCCGCCGGGTTCACGGCCTAG
- a CDS encoding glycosyl hydrolase yields the protein MVRFLLFALLAAPGAFAQPSAPSAPAQAGRSASGMRLVAPEVAFMPVEERLAGFAQRQRLMEASVVSGLPIENIGPTVMSGRVTDLDVWPADPTHFFVSYASGGLWHTASNGGAFTPKFDDLPVMTIGDIAVRWPESVDSDVSPIVWVGTGENNSSRSSYAGTGVYKSMDGGENWTHLGLGETHHIGRIVLHPDDAETAWVAAIGHLYSPNDERGVFKTTDGGQSWTKSLFVNDSTGVIDLVIDPTDADVLYATSWDRSRVAWNFVEGGPGSAIYKSADGGDSWEQISTEDSGFPTGAGVGRIGLALFPGDAGFGAGQTIYAFLDNQDRRPEEEEDMGDDDPAAQPTRDALRTMGRDAFLALSEKAVNAFLDNNGFPLNYSAASVQAMVEDNTLDPADLVAYLEDANRELFDTPVIGGEVYRSDDGGQSWRKAHDGFIDDFVFSYGYYFGEIRVSPHDEDRLYLLGVPLIGSTDGGQTWTSNDADHVHVDHHALWVNPDRPGHLINGNDGGLNISYDDAQSWFKLNIPPVGQFYTVAVDSADTYRVYGGLQDNGVWRGPHTYEESPGWRAEGQYPYERIMGGDGMQIQVDPRTNERIYTGFQFGNYYRIERRDDGSFSRTRITPRHDLGERPLRFNWQTPIHLSRFNNDILYFGSNKLHRSMDRGETWTALSDDLTKGGLPGDVPYGTLTSLDESPLQFGLLWAGADDGSLHVTRDGGTSWTNAGANLPAATRDFWVSRVEASHHEAGRAYVSLNGYRFDNFTPLVFVTEDYGQSWTQLGAMGTEGGLPNEPVNVVMEDRENADLLYVGTDHGLYVSLDRGQSFMALMATGTDAAMPNAPVHDLAYHHAAHDLVVGTHGRSIYRASVAHLQQLTADVRSKPVHLFAADDIRHSGAWGRRGWRWNDVTTPDLDLVAWLQAEGIATLEVTREDSTGTVETVRTVDLDSVLGLNVFTYDLTADFALAEDHEAADDERFYLTPGTYTLTLRQNGASASQTLTVTPGPTPPSRDRKKFP from the coding sequence ATGGTCCGCTTCCTCCTCTTCGCTCTTCTCGCCGCGCCGGGTGCCTTCGCGCAGCCCTCAGCACCGTCTGCACCGGCTCAAGCCGGGCGGTCGGCCTCGGGGATGCGGCTTGTGGCCCCTGAGGTCGCCTTCATGCCCGTGGAGGAGCGCCTCGCGGGGTTTGCACAGCGGCAGCGGCTCATGGAAGCATCCGTGGTGAGCGGGCTGCCCATCGAGAACATCGGCCCGACGGTGATGAGCGGGCGCGTGACCGACCTCGACGTGTGGCCCGCCGACCCGACGCACTTCTTCGTCTCCTACGCCTCAGGCGGCCTCTGGCACACGGCCTCCAACGGCGGCGCGTTCACGCCCAAGTTCGATGACCTCCCGGTCATGACCATCGGCGACATCGCCGTGCGCTGGCCGGAGTCGGTGGACAGCGACGTATCGCCCATCGTGTGGGTGGGGACGGGCGAGAACAACTCCAGCCGCTCGTCCTACGCGGGGACCGGCGTCTACAAGTCGATGGACGGCGGCGAAAACTGGACGCACCTCGGCCTCGGCGAGACGCACCACATCGGCCGCATCGTGCTCCACCCTGACGACGCCGAAACCGCGTGGGTCGCGGCCATCGGGCACCTCTACTCGCCCAACGACGAGCGCGGCGTCTTCAAGACCACCGACGGTGGCCAGTCGTGGACGAAGTCGCTGTTTGTGAACGACTCGACGGGCGTCATCGACCTCGTGATCGACCCAACCGACGCCGACGTGCTCTACGCTACCTCGTGGGACCGCAGCCGCGTCGCCTGGAACTTCGTCGAGGGCGGCCCCGGCTCGGCGATCTACAAGTCAGCCGACGGCGGCGACTCGTGGGAGCAGATCTCGACCGAAGACTCAGGCTTTCCGACCGGCGCAGGCGTCGGGCGCATCGGCCTCGCCCTCTTCCCCGGCGACGCGGGCTTTGGCGCCGGGCAGACGATCTACGCCTTCCTCGACAACCAGGACCGCCGCCCGGAGGAGGAGGAAGACATGGGTGACGACGACCCGGCCGCGCAGCCGACGCGCGACGCCCTCCGCACGATGGGCCGCGACGCCTTCCTCGCGCTCTCCGAGAAGGCCGTCAACGCGTTCCTCGACAACAACGGCTTCCCGCTGAACTACTCCGCCGCGTCTGTCCAGGCGATGGTGGAGGACAACACGCTCGACCCAGCCGACCTCGTCGCCTACCTCGAAGACGCCAACCGCGAGCTCTTCGACACGCCCGTCATCGGTGGCGAAGTCTACCGCTCCGACGACGGCGGCCAGTCGTGGCGCAAGGCCCACGACGGCTTCATTGACGACTTCGTGTTTAGCTACGGCTACTACTTCGGCGAAATCCGCGTCAGCCCGCACGACGAGGACCGGCTCTACCTCCTCGGCGTCCCGCTCATCGGCTCGACCGACGGCGGCCAGACGTGGACAAGCAACGACGCCGATCACGTCCACGTCGACCACCACGCACTGTGGGTCAACCCCGACCGGCCCGGCCACCTCATCAACGGCAACGACGGCGGGCTGAACATCAGCTATGACGACGCCCAGAGTTGGTTCAAGCTCAACATCCCGCCGGTCGGGCAGTTCTACACCGTCGCGGTGGACAGCGCGGACACGTACCGCGTCTACGGCGGGCTCCAGGACAACGGCGTCTGGCGCGGGCCGCACACCTACGAAGAGTCGCCGGGGTGGCGGGCCGAGGGGCAGTACCCCTACGAGCGGATCATGGGCGGCGACGGGATGCAGATCCAGGTCGATCCGCGTACCAACGAGCGCATCTACACGGGCTTCCAGTTTGGCAACTACTACCGCATCGAGCGCCGCGACGACGGCTCCTTCAGCCGCACGCGCATCACGCCGCGCCACGACCTCGGCGAGCGCCCGCTGCGCTTCAACTGGCAGACGCCGATTCACCTCTCGCGCTTCAACAACGACATCCTCTACTTCGGCTCCAATAAGCTGCACCGCTCGATGGACCGCGGCGAGACGTGGACCGCGCTCTCGGACGACCTCACAAAAGGCGGCCTCCCCGGCGATGTGCCCTACGGCACGCTCACCAGCCTCGACGAGTCGCCGCTGCAGTTCGGGCTGCTCTGGGCCGGCGCCGACGACGGTAGCCTCCACGTCACCCGCGACGGCGGCACCTCGTGGACGAATGCCGGCGCGAACCTCCCCGCGGCGACGCGCGATTTCTGGGTGAGCCGCGTCGAGGCGAGCCACCACGAGGCGGGCCGCGCCTACGTGTCGCTCAACGGCTACCGCTTCGACAACTTCACGCCGCTGGTCTTCGTGACGGAGGACTACGGCCAGTCGTGGACGCAACTGGGTGCGATGGGCACGGAGGGTGGGTTGCCCAACGAGCCGGTCAACGTGGTGATGGAGGACCGTGAGAACGCCGACCTACTCTACGTCGGCACCGACCACGGGCTCTACGTCAGCCTCGACCGCGGCCAGTCGTTCATGGCGCTCATGGCGACCGGCACCGACGCCGCGATGCCGAACGCGCCGGTCCACGACCTCGCCTACCACCACGCCGCGCACGACCTGGTCGTTGGCACGCATGGCCGCTCGATCTACCGCGCCAGCGTCGCTCACCTTCAGCAGCTTACCGCCGACGTTCGCTCGAAGCCGGTGCACCTGTTCGCAGCCGACGACATCCGACATTCCGGTGCGTGGGGCCGCCGCGGCTGGCGCTGGAACGATGTCACCACGCCTGACCTCGACCTCGTCGCCTGGCTGCAAGCCGAAGGCATTGCGACACTCGAAGTCACCCGCGAAGACTCGACGGGCACAGTCGAGACGGTTCGCACCGTCGATCTCGACTCCGTGCTCGGGCTCAACGTGTTCACCTACGACCTGACCGCTGACTTTGCCCTCGCCGAAGACCACGAAGCGGCCGACGACGAGCGCTTCTACCTCACGCCGGGCACCTACACACTGACGCTCCGCCAGAACGGCGCCTCCGCCTCGCAGACGCTTACCGTCACGCCCGGCCCGACGCCACCCTCGCGCGACCGGAAGAAGTTTCCGTAG
- a CDS encoding Ig-like domain-containing protein produces the protein MAPSGGPPDRTPPRLVASLPEAGALHVETDELRLAFSEDVNAGSVVRALTIVPSFSEPLDIDVNREEVRIRFPDALRDSTTYVVTLGTDLQDLRSVKLSAPITLAFSTGDQLDEGRLTGTLRDPLRGQGVADVNVFAYALPTNLAATDSLPDPREVEPSYQTQTGADGRFAFEYLRPGPFFVAAVQDVNRSRTADPGEAFAVPTAVPVVASDSADVPDLALYLARRDTVGPVLRSVRSASNRRFAVRFDESVLLASRATTAWSVTDTTTGSPATVESVYQTPDVPQQVWLVTDTRAARGHRVALVDPAAVTDSTGNVARGDAVFTPSVAPDTVQTRVAALVPTVAESDTVKALRPGERPGVRFTRAPDSAALALVQIAPADLTLDDTVADGVTLRITDLGNAERVALTVPRADSTRTVVFTAPTADDLGELVGVVARDSLVADAPIMVELRLADELLQVARADAAGTFRFEGLPEGEYQLRLIADRDTSGTWTGGTLAPYTPPEALLLVPTPERVRPRWETVIDTLRFGTPPRPVLPTTPAADAAPPETGDG, from the coding sequence GTGGCGCCGAGCGGAGGCCCGCCGGACCGGACGCCGCCGCGCCTCGTGGCCTCGCTGCCCGAGGCAGGCGCGCTCCACGTCGAGACCGACGAACTCCGCCTCGCCTTCTCGGAGGACGTCAACGCGGGCTCGGTCGTCCGCGCGCTCACCATCGTGCCGAGCTTCTCCGAGCCGCTCGACATCGACGTGAACCGCGAGGAGGTACGCATCCGCTTCCCCGATGCCCTGCGCGACTCGACGACCTACGTGGTCACGCTGGGGACTGACCTCCAGGACCTCCGTAGCGTCAAACTATCGGCGCCCATCACGCTGGCCTTCTCGACGGGCGACCAACTCGATGAGGGCCGCCTTACGGGCACGCTGCGCGATCCGCTCCGCGGCCAGGGCGTCGCCGACGTGAACGTGTTCGCCTACGCCCTTCCGACGAACCTCGCCGCTACCGACTCGCTGCCAGACCCCCGCGAAGTCGAACCGAGCTACCAGACGCAGACCGGCGCCGACGGGCGCTTCGCGTTCGAGTACCTCCGCCCTGGCCCGTTCTTCGTAGCGGCGGTACAGGATGTCAACCGCTCGCGCACGGCTGACCCAGGCGAGGCGTTCGCCGTGCCGACGGCGGTCCCTGTCGTGGCGTCTGACTCCGCTGACGTGCCTGACCTCGCTCTCTACCTCGCTCGCCGCGACACAGTCGGCCCGGTACTGCGCAGCGTGCGCTCCGCCTCAAACCGCCGCTTCGCCGTGCGTTTCGACGAGTCTGTGCTGCTCGCTAGCCGCGCTACGACCGCATGGAGTGTCACAGACACAACCACGGGCTCGCCTGCGACCGTGGAATCGGTCTACCAGACGCCCGACGTGCCCCAGCAAGTGTGGCTCGTCACCGACACCCGTGCTGCCCGAGGCCACCGCGTCGCGCTCGTCGACCCGGCAGCCGTCACGGACTCGACCGGCAACGTTGCCCGCGGCGACGCCGTGTTCACGCCGAGCGTCGCGCCTGACACCGTGCAGACGCGCGTCGCCGCGCTCGTGCCGACGGTGGCGGAGAGCGATACGGTCAAGGCGTTGCGCCCCGGCGAGCGCCCGGGCGTCCGCTTCACCCGCGCGCCTGACTCGGCCGCGCTCGCGCTCGTCCAGATCGCTCCAGCCGACCTTACCCTCGACGACACTGTCGCCGACGGCGTCACCCTGCGGATCACCGACCTCGGCAATGCCGAGCGTGTCGCCCTCACGGTCCCACGCGCGGACTCGACGCGGACGGTCGTCTTCACCGCGCCCACGGCTGACGACCTAGGCGAACTCGTGGGCGTCGTCGCACGCGACTCGCTCGTGGCCGACGCGCCCATCATGGTGGAGTTGCGACTGGCGGACGAACTGCTTCAGGTCGCGAGGGCTGACGCTGCTGGCACCTTCCGCTTTGAGGGGCTGCCCGAGGGCGAGTACCAGCTTCGCCTCATCGCCGACCGCGACACGAGCGGTACGTGGACGGGCGGCACGCTCGCGCCTTACACCCCGCCCGAGGCACTGCTCCTGGTCCCGACGCCCGAGCGCGTGCGCCCCCGCTGGGAGACGGTCATTGACACGCTACGGTTTGGCACACCGCCTCGACCGGTACTGCCCACTACACCGGCTGCTGACGCTGCGCCCCCGGAGACTGGCGACGGCTGA
- a CDS encoding YigZ family protein: protein MTSDSYTSIAVPESVEPPKVKGSRFIGEAFPVESVEEAEAHVARIKKREYTATHVCSAYRIGAGVSGKGGNVWRANDDGEPNGSAGQPILRQIEGRGLTNVLVTVTRYYGGTKLGVGGLVRAYGDAASAVLDACTPVEHIQRVPVTVHFAYPDTSPAMHTVGRFDAQIADTAYTADGTALHLRVRRSEVELLVASFTEALSGRVDVQVGREKGEVGSGPGPG, encoded by the coding sequence GTGACCTCGGACTCCTATACCTCCATCGCCGTACCTGAGAGCGTCGAGCCGCCGAAGGTGAAAGGCTCGCGGTTCATCGGCGAGGCGTTCCCCGTCGAGAGTGTGGAGGAGGCCGAGGCGCATGTCGCTCGCATCAAGAAGCGGGAGTACACCGCCACGCACGTCTGCTCGGCCTACCGCATCGGCGCTGGTGTCAGCGGAAAGGGGGGCAACGTGTGGCGTGCAAACGATGACGGTGAGCCGAACGGGTCGGCGGGGCAGCCCATCCTCCGGCAGATCGAGGGGCGCGGGCTCACCAACGTGCTCGTCACTGTGACGCGTTACTACGGCGGGACGAAGCTCGGCGTGGGCGGCCTCGTCCGGGCCTACGGCGATGCCGCCTCGGCGGTGCTCGACGCCTGCACGCCCGTTGAGCATATCCAGCGCGTGCCGGTCACGGTCCACTTCGCCTACCCCGACACGTCGCCCGCGATGCACACCGTCGGGCGCTTCGACGCTCAGATTGCGGACACCGCGTACACGGCTGACGGCACCGCGCTCCACCTCCGCGTTCGGCGCTCCGAGGTCGAGCTGCTCGTCGCCTCGTTCACCGAAGCGTTGTCGGGACGCGTCGATGTGCAAGTGGGAAGGGAGAAGGGAGAAGTTGGAAGTGGCCCAGGCCCAGGTTGA